The following are from one region of the Simiduia agarivorans SA1 = DSM 21679 genome:
- a CDS encoding PilZ domain-containing protein: protein MPDNRRRLTRHTLSDKLDVWDSETDERLGQLVNLHQEGMMVLGDFSFEENKLYSVRIHLPQALSDDGELVLGVDCLWVRADTETELQWSGFQIIDVGSEQIAVIQRVIARMAVQ from the coding sequence ATGCCTGATAACCGTCGCCGCCTCACCCGCCATACACTAAGCGATAAATTGGATGTGTGGGACAGTGAAACTGATGAGCGGCTCGGTCAATTGGTGAATTTGCACCAGGAAGGCATGATGGTGCTGGGCGATTTTTCGTTCGAGGAAAACAAACTCTATTCGGTGCGCATTCATTTACCGCAGGCGCTCAGCGATGACGGCGAATTGGTGTTGGGTGTCGATTGCCTTTGGGTGCGCGCAGATACCGAAACCGAGCTGCAATGGTCCGGATTCCAGATAATTGATGTGGGTAGCGAGCAGATTGCAGTGATTCAGCGTGTGATCGCGCGCATGGCCGTGCAGTGA
- a CDS encoding adenosine kinase: MKHLDIYGVGAALVDTEIKVSDQQLLDWGIQKGVMTLVDEARQTELLTAMGEHLAGAERASGGSAANTIIGAAWMGAKTGYACRVADDDNGRFYLADMDRAGVQLTQDKTTSASGITGKCLVMITPDAERTMNTYLGTSEGLAADNLHLDHIAASQWLYLEGYLVTSDTGRPAAIAARNHAEQHATRTALSLSDPAMVQFFRDGLLEMIGGGVDLLFCNRDEALGFTQTQTLNDAAAALKHHCRQFAITLGAEGALLFDGEQEMMVAGQPACAVDTNGAGDMFAGAFLYGLTQGWDFARAGELANRAAAQVVSQYGPRLTEAQYRSLTSV, translated from the coding sequence ATGAAACACTTGGATATCTATGGCGTGGGCGCCGCATTGGTGGACACCGAAATCAAAGTCTCAGACCAGCAACTGCTGGACTGGGGCATACAAAAAGGCGTCATGACCTTGGTTGATGAGGCCCGTCAGACCGAGCTGCTCACCGCCATGGGCGAACACCTTGCCGGCGCCGAACGCGCGTCTGGCGGTTCCGCCGCCAACACCATCATCGGCGCGGCCTGGATGGGTGCAAAAACCGGGTATGCCTGCCGGGTGGCGGACGATGACAACGGCCGTTTTTATCTGGCCGACATGGACCGCGCCGGCGTGCAACTGACGCAGGACAAAACCACGTCGGCGTCGGGTATTACCGGTAAATGCCTGGTCATGATCACGCCGGATGCCGAACGCACCATGAATACCTACCTGGGCACCAGCGAAGGACTGGCGGCAGATAACCTGCACCTGGACCACATCGCGGCCAGCCAATGGCTGTACCTGGAAGGCTATCTGGTCACCTCTGACACCGGCCGACCGGCCGCCATCGCGGCGCGCAACCACGCCGAGCAACACGCCACCCGTACCGCACTGAGCCTGAGCGACCCGGCCATGGTGCAGTTTTTCCGCGACGGCCTGCTGGAGATGATTGGCGGCGGAGTCGATCTGCTGTTCTGCAACCGCGATGAAGCGCTGGGATTTACCCAGACACAAACGCTGAACGACGCCGCTGCTGCGCTGAAACATCACTGCAGGCAGTTTGCCATCACCCTGGGCGCCGAGGGTGCGCTGTTGTTTGACGGGGAACAGGAAATGATGGTGGCAGGCCAACCCGCCTGCGCGGTCGATACCAACGGTGCCGGCGACATGTTTGCCGGTGCGTTTCTGTACGGCCTGACCCAAGGCTGGGATTTTGCCCGCGCCGGAGAGCTGGCAAACCGCGCGGCAGCGCAAGTCGTCAGTCAATACGGACCGCGGCTGACCGAAGCGCAATACCGATCCCTGACGTCAGTCTGA
- the mrcB gene encoding penicillin-binding protein 1B — protein MAKRRARSRASRTSWRAWLWRLLALSALLGLVAVVLLDIQVRSKFEGRKWALPAHVYARPFEVYEGMPLAPARLEAQLKTLGYQPVATLSGPGQFERRRLGAQTVFAINSRGFEFWDQAEPPARWDLTFSGDQITRLTGGNLLRLEPEKIGGIYPAHQEDRQLVRLQDIPPLLGETLLAVEDKHFLDHQGVSIRAIGRALWANVKAGGVAQGGSTITQQLVKNFYLTNERSLSRKGMEAIMALLLEVHYSKAEILETYLNEVYLGQQGAKSINGFGLASQHYFRRPLNELGIDQIALLVGLVKGASYYNPWRSPARAKDRRDLVLGIMHESGLINDRQYKIESQRPLRVAAPNQEPITRYANFLDLVKRQLRRDYSADDLQSEGLRVFTTLETGVQNQVETTLASSLKRVERDRGLAAGSLQGAVVVARVGSAEVLALAGDRTPSLAGFNRALDARRPIGSLAKPAVYLAAFEQSPAYQLATRISDEPVRVAGPDGEWAPTNYDRESHGQVPLYQALAQSYNQATARLGMQLGLNQVARTLERMGGEARVPRVPAMLLGAVDMSPLAVTEQYHTLAADGFYSPLRAILEVTDQRGKPLSRYPLAVEQRFDAQSVFLLHYALRSVMREGTGKAAYRQLPASLDVAGKTGTTNDQRDSWFAGFSAEHVATVWVGRDDNGTTPLTGSIGALPIWSEIVAGLDTRGLDAPPPAGVTYYWTDERSGQASGENCRFARLIPYSYGQAPSGKADCEWVQNPLMHWWKKLWQD, from the coding sequence ATGGCCAAACGGCGGGCGCGAAGTCGAGCGAGCAGGACCAGCTGGCGTGCGTGGCTATGGCGATTGCTGGCGTTGTCGGCACTGCTGGGGCTGGTGGCTGTGGTGCTGCTGGACATCCAGGTGCGCAGCAAATTTGAGGGCCGTAAATGGGCCTTGCCCGCGCATGTGTACGCGCGCCCGTTCGAAGTTTACGAGGGTATGCCACTCGCGCCCGCCAGACTTGAAGCTCAGCTCAAAACGCTGGGTTATCAGCCGGTGGCGACCTTGTCCGGCCCTGGGCAATTCGAGCGTCGGCGCCTGGGCGCGCAGACGGTATTCGCCATCAACAGCCGCGGTTTTGAATTCTGGGATCAGGCCGAGCCGCCGGCGCGTTGGGATCTGACTTTCAGCGGAGACCAAATAACGCGGTTGACCGGTGGCAACCTGTTGCGACTGGAGCCTGAAAAAATCGGTGGCATTTACCCGGCGCATCAGGAAGACCGCCAGTTGGTGCGTTTGCAGGACATTCCGCCTTTGCTGGGCGAAACACTGTTAGCGGTTGAGGATAAACACTTTCTCGATCATCAGGGCGTGTCGATCCGCGCCATCGGACGTGCACTCTGGGCCAATGTCAAAGCCGGTGGTGTCGCCCAGGGCGGCAGTACCATCACCCAACAGCTGGTGAAAAATTTCTATCTCACCAATGAACGCAGCCTGAGCCGCAAAGGCATGGAAGCGATCATGGCGCTGCTGCTGGAAGTGCATTACAGCAAGGCAGAAATTCTGGAAACCTACCTCAATGAAGTGTATCTGGGGCAGCAGGGGGCCAAGTCCATCAATGGGTTCGGGTTGGCGTCGCAGCATTATTTCCGACGGCCACTGAACGAACTCGGTATCGACCAGATTGCCCTCCTGGTGGGCTTGGTGAAGGGCGCCAGCTACTACAACCCCTGGCGTTCGCCGGCGCGCGCGAAAGACCGGCGCGACCTGGTGTTGGGCATCATGCACGAATCGGGTCTGATCAATGACCGTCAATACAAGATTGAAAGCCAGCGTCCGCTGCGGGTGGCGGCGCCGAATCAGGAACCGATAACCCGTTATGCCAATTTTCTGGACCTGGTAAAACGCCAGCTCAGGCGTGATTACAGCGCAGATGACCTGCAAAGCGAAGGCTTGCGGGTATTTACGACACTCGAAACCGGCGTACAGAACCAAGTGGAAACAACCCTTGCATCCTCTCTCAAACGGGTTGAGCGGGATCGTGGTCTGGCCGCCGGCAGCTTGCAGGGCGCGGTAGTGGTGGCGCGTGTCGGCAGTGCCGAAGTGTTGGCCCTGGCGGGTGATCGCACGCCCTCGCTGGCGGGCTTCAATCGCGCGCTCGACGCCCGCCGGCCCATTGGCTCGTTGGCCAAGCCGGCTGTCTATCTGGCGGCCTTTGAGCAGAGTCCGGCGTATCAGCTTGCCACCCGGATCAGTGACGAGCCCGTCAGGGTTGCTGGGCCGGACGGTGAGTGGGCGCCCACTAATTACGACCGTGAAAGCCATGGCCAGGTACCGCTTTACCAGGCGCTGGCCCAGTCCTACAACCAGGCCACCGCGCGTCTGGGGATGCAGTTGGGGCTGAATCAGGTTGCGCGCACATTGGAGCGCATGGGGGGCGAGGCTCGCGTTCCGCGCGTACCGGCCATGCTGTTAGGGGCTGTGGACATGTCGCCGTTGGCGGTAACCGAGCAGTATCACACCCTCGCAGCCGACGGGTTTTACTCGCCATTGCGCGCGATCCTGGAGGTGACCGATCAACGCGGCAAACCGCTGTCGCGCTACCCGTTGGCGGTGGAGCAGCGCTTTGATGCGCAGTCGGTGTTTCTGCTGCACTATGCGCTCCGGTCGGTCATGCGCGAAGGTACCGGCAAGGCGGCCTATCGCCAGCTACCGGCTTCGTTGGATGTGGCGGGTAAAACCGGCACCACCAATGATCAGCGGGACAGCTGGTTTGCGGGCTTCAGCGCCGAACACGTGGCCACGGTCTGGGTCGGGCGGGACGACAACGGCACCACGCCCCTGACCGGCTCCATTGGTGCCCTGCCAATCTGGAGCGAGATTGTGGCCGGCCTCGACACCCGAGGATTGGATGCGCCCCCGCCGGCGGGGGTAACCTATTACTGGACGGACGAAAGAAGCGGCCAGGCCAGCGGTGAAAATTGCCGCTTTGCCCGCCTGATTCCCTATAGCTACGGTCAGGCACCGTCCGGCAAGGCCGACTGTGAATGGGTGCAGAACCCGCTGATGCACTGGTGGAAAAAGCTGTGGCAAGACTGA
- a CDS encoding DNA polymerase II, with the protein MQQGFLLTRDWREGRTGLTLEFWVATPEGARLLVVSGEQSVCFFDRDDLSRLSELIGHLPDWRQQPVELCNRDARPVNALYCHDLRTQREIESLAEAAGIALWETDIRPPDRYLMERFITADVQWHSASAGRERLPVRKLLPAPVQDIALRSLSLDIETSMDGKQLFSIGIYGCDVARVYMVGDCPEQTEFELISCRDQRDCLDKFLRALRLLDPDILIGWNLVGFDLWMLAQFCQAQKLKFSLGRQGAEPRWREDAESERRYIHIPGRVALDGIDWLKAASYQFESFSLNHVSGQLLGDAKLISGTDRGGEISRLFQHDKVALARYNLQDCKLVADIFARAHLLEFVLARARLTGLPLDRVGGSVAAFEFSYLPRLHRAGYIAPNLGELESDIVSPGGYVMESVPGIYDNVLVLDFKSLYPSIIRTFLIDPCGYWLARAQQADATVPGFNGATFSREGHILPDLIAHLWNARDQAKQRGDAPLSQAIKILMNSFYGVLGSEGCRFFDPRVCSSITLRGHDIIRQSRDWIEDQGYQVIYGDTDSLFVWLADIDKGEDARATGTALAAGLNHWWREKLDAELALTSALEIEFETHFEKFFMPTIRGAETGSKKRYAGIVSGEKGRELIFKGLEAVRTDWTRLARDFQRELYWRLFEGLSWKRWLLDQVAALRAGELDAQLVYRKRLRRRLTDYTRNRPPHVQAALKLPEPPKRGDWVEYLITVNGPEPLSRQQSPLDYAHYLERQLRPVADAILGVFGERFDRLVDDQLDLF; encoded by the coding sequence GTGCAACAGGGTTTCCTTCTCACCCGTGACTGGCGTGAAGGCCGTACAGGCCTCACGCTGGAATTCTGGGTGGCAACACCGGAAGGCGCGCGTTTATTGGTCGTCAGCGGCGAGCAAAGCGTGTGTTTTTTTGACCGCGACGACCTGTCCCGCCTGAGTGAGTTGATCGGCCATCTTCCCGATTGGCGTCAGCAGCCGGTTGAACTCTGCAACAGGGATGCGCGCCCGGTTAACGCGCTCTATTGCCATGACTTGCGCACCCAGCGCGAAATCGAATCACTTGCCGAGGCGGCCGGTATTGCCCTATGGGAAACGGATATCCGCCCGCCCGACCGGTATCTCATGGAGCGATTCATCACCGCCGATGTGCAATGGCACAGTGCCAGCGCAGGGCGCGAACGTCTGCCTGTACGCAAATTGCTGCCGGCGCCGGTGCAGGACATAGCCCTGCGTTCTCTGTCGCTGGACATTGAAACGTCCATGGATGGCAAACAATTATTTTCCATCGGTATCTATGGCTGCGATGTTGCGCGGGTCTACATGGTGGGCGACTGCCCGGAGCAAACCGAATTTGAACTGATCAGTTGCCGGGATCAGCGGGATTGCCTGGACAAATTCCTGCGCGCGCTGCGCTTGCTCGATCCGGATATCCTCATCGGCTGGAATCTGGTGGGCTTCGACCTGTGGATGCTGGCGCAATTCTGCCAGGCGCAAAAACTGAAATTCTCGCTTGGGCGCCAAGGGGCCGAGCCTCGCTGGCGGGAAGATGCGGAGTCTGAGCGACGCTACATACACATCCCGGGTCGGGTGGCGCTCGATGGCATCGATTGGCTGAAAGCCGCCAGTTACCAGTTTGAATCCTTCAGCCTGAACCATGTATCGGGGCAGTTGCTCGGAGACGCCAAGCTGATTTCCGGTACCGATCGCGGGGGTGAAATCAGCCGGTTATTTCAACACGATAAGGTGGCGCTGGCTCGCTACAACCTACAGGATTGTAAGCTGGTCGCCGATATTTTTGCTCGCGCCCATTTGCTCGAATTCGTGCTGGCGCGGGCGCGGCTCACGGGCTTGCCGCTGGATCGCGTGGGTGGTTCGGTGGCCGCATTCGAATTTTCCTATCTGCCCAGGCTGCATCGTGCTGGTTACATTGCGCCAAACCTGGGCGAGCTGGAATCCGATATCGTCAGCCCCGGTGGCTATGTCATGGAATCTGTGCCGGGTATCTATGACAACGTACTGGTGCTGGATTTCAAAAGCCTGTACCCCTCTATTATCCGGACTTTTCTGATTGATCCTTGCGGCTATTGGTTAGCGCGCGCGCAACAGGCCGACGCGACGGTACCGGGCTTCAATGGCGCCACATTCTCCCGCGAGGGGCACATACTGCCTGACCTGATTGCGCATCTCTGGAATGCCCGCGACCAGGCCAAGCAACGCGGCGATGCGCCTTTGTCGCAGGCGATAAAAATTCTCATGAATTCGTTTTACGGGGTGCTGGGTTCAGAGGGGTGCCGGTTTTTCGACCCGCGCGTGTGCAGTTCCATTACCTTGCGCGGGCATGACATCATCCGGCAATCGCGCGATTGGATTGAAGACCAGGGTTACCAGGTCATCTATGGTGATACGGACTCTTTATTTGTCTGGTTGGCTGATATCGACAAGGGCGAGGACGCGCGCGCAACCGGCACGGCGCTGGCCGCCGGCTTAAACCACTGGTGGCGAGAAAAACTCGACGCGGAACTGGCGTTGACGAGCGCGCTGGAAATTGAGTTTGAAACCCATTTCGAAAAGTTTTTTATGCCCACCATCCGGGGCGCTGAAACCGGCAGTAAAAAGCGTTATGCCGGCATCGTGTCGGGCGAAAAAGGACGTGAGCTGATTTTTAAAGGGCTGGAGGCTGTGCGCACAGACTGGACCCGGTTGGCGCGCGATTTTCAACGGGAATTGTACTGGCGGCTATTCGAAGGCCTGAGCTGGAAGCGCTGGCTGCTGGATCAGGTGGCGGCCTTGCGGGCCGGCGAATTGGATGCGCAATTGGTGTATCGCAAACGCCTTCGACGCCGCTTGACGGACTACACCCGCAATCGGCCGCCGCACGTGCAGGCCGCACTCAAATTGCCAGAGCCCCCCAAGCGGGGTGATTGGGTCGAATACCTGATCACGGTGAATGGTCCCGAGCCCCTGTCCCGGCAGCAGTCGCCGTTGGATTACGCGCATTACCTCGAGCGCCAATTGCGCCCGGTTGCCGACGCCATTCTGGGCGTGTTTGGTGAACGTTTTGATCGTTTGGTGGATGACCAGCTGGATCTGTTCTGA
- a CDS encoding putative bifunctional diguanylate cyclase/phosphodiesterase — protein sequence MSQVAENRQQPLFIDSLLQQVSDFVILADAQGRVLWANQRAEKALGGRTPLINSLLPARVTGPAQDFSAMVSQFQNQGPFVQRMRAADSTQFSLRWRAIEARPEGWLLLLEDISESQPFRDELVSLREQVQLALFSVADAVILTDERGMVTALNPSARSLLNVGAHSAMGVEVCNLFTLFNGESHQPLPCLVRDALTRGRLSNAASNAQLFVSGEEPMAVDAMAAPFRDGQRRVAGCVLVFRDASGSRRTTARMNWQATHDGLTQLPNRLQFEAELAREVARAKCGNAGHGLMVIDIYQMRVINETCGQAGGDQLLVQLAQTLAASLRRQDVLARIGSDEFGVLLRGATLAGTQRVADAMIQSVQALNFEWEGQRIKAAISIGAMAVDVDTESESQALAAATAASEAAKETGRNRIHLHHNLNSAAVERRRSQMHWVGKISAALAEDRMVLYAQPLVPVAEPHARISHVEVLVRMLDDDGKLVAPGQFLPAAERFGLMDEIDRTVLIKVVEFIERCPDKRVSFGVNLSGTTISDETFAQFVHSEIEASGIDPSRLHFEITETAAVANFRAAVHLIKSLRGLGCKFYLDDFGSGLSSFGYLRDLPVDFLKIDGSFVRAMTPGSIDLAMVSSINHLAGVIGLKTVAEYVENAEVLGLLQDIGVDYAQGYFFSPPKPLETLLGLAAAKPGGH from the coding sequence TTGAGCCAAGTTGCTGAAAACCGACAACAGCCACTCTTCATAGACAGCCTGCTCCAGCAGGTCAGCGATTTTGTCATTCTGGCCGACGCACAAGGCCGGGTCCTTTGGGCCAATCAACGTGCAGAGAAAGCCTTGGGCGGCCGCACCCCACTGATTAACAGTCTGCTGCCGGCGCGGGTAACCGGTCCCGCGCAAGACTTCAGCGCCATGGTCAGTCAATTCCAGAATCAGGGGCCCTTCGTACAACGCATGCGCGCGGCAGACAGTACGCAATTCTCGCTGCGTTGGCGCGCCATTGAAGCCAGGCCAGAGGGTTGGCTGTTGCTGCTGGAAGACATCAGCGAAAGTCAGCCATTCCGGGACGAATTGGTCTCGCTCAGGGAGCAGGTCCAGCTGGCCCTGTTTTCCGTTGCCGACGCGGTCATTCTGACCGACGAGCGGGGCATGGTCACCGCGCTTAATCCCAGCGCCCGCAGTCTCCTCAATGTGGGTGCCCATTCAGCCATGGGCGTGGAAGTGTGCAATTTGTTCACTCTGTTTAACGGTGAGTCACACCAGCCATTGCCCTGTCTGGTCAGGGACGCGCTCACGCGCGGCCGGCTCAGTAATGCCGCCAGTAATGCTCAGTTGTTTGTCAGTGGTGAAGAACCCATGGCGGTCGATGCCATGGCGGCGCCGTTCCGGGATGGTCAACGCCGCGTGGCGGGGTGTGTACTGGTATTTCGCGATGCCAGTGGTAGCCGGCGCACCACGGCGCGGATGAATTGGCAGGCCACCCATGATGGACTGACCCAGTTGCCCAATCGTTTGCAGTTTGAGGCAGAGCTTGCGCGCGAAGTGGCCAGGGCTAAATGCGGGAATGCCGGTCATGGTTTGATGGTGATCGACATATACCAGATGCGGGTAATCAATGAGACCTGTGGCCAGGCCGGTGGCGACCAGTTGCTGGTGCAATTGGCGCAAACCCTGGCGGCCAGCCTGCGTAGGCAGGATGTATTGGCGCGCATTGGCAGCGATGAATTTGGCGTGTTGTTGCGGGGCGCAACTCTGGCCGGCACCCAGCGCGTGGCCGATGCCATGATTCAATCGGTGCAAGCGCTCAACTTTGAATGGGAAGGCCAGCGCATCAAAGCCGCAATCAGCATCGGCGCCATGGCGGTGGATGTGGACACCGAATCGGAAAGCCAGGCGTTGGCGGCGGCGACGGCTGCCAGCGAGGCCGCCAAAGAAACCGGGCGCAACCGGATTCATTTGCACCATAATCTCAACAGCGCCGCGGTAGAGCGTCGCCGTTCGCAGATGCATTGGGTTGGCAAGATCAGTGCCGCGCTGGCCGAAGACCGGATGGTGTTGTACGCACAGCCTCTGGTACCTGTGGCTGAACCGCATGCACGGATCAGCCACGTGGAGGTGCTGGTGCGGATGCTGGATGACGACGGCAAACTGGTGGCGCCCGGGCAATTTTTGCCGGCGGCGGAACGTTTTGGATTGATGGACGAAATTGATCGCACTGTGCTGATCAAAGTGGTGGAGTTCATCGAACGCTGTCCGGATAAACGCGTGAGTTTTGGTGTCAATTTATCCGGCACCACTATCAGCGACGAAACCTTCGCGCAATTTGTGCACAGTGAAATCGAAGCGAGCGGCATAGATCCCAGCCGGCTGCATTTCGAGATTACCGAGACCGCGGCGGTAGCGAATTTCCGTGCGGCGGTGCACCTGATCAAAAGCCTGCGGGGATTGGGGTGCAAGTTTTACCTGGACGATTTCGGTAGCGGCTTGTCATCTTTTGGCTACCTGCGCGACCTGCCGGTGGACTTTCTCAAGATCGATGGCAGTTTCGTGCGGGCCATGACGCCGGGCTCCATTGATCTGGCGATGGTGTCCAGCATCAATCACCTGGCTGGCGTAATCGGCCTGAAAACCGTGGCTGAGTACGTGGAAAACGCCGAAGTCCTGGGCTTATTGCAGGACATCGGCGTGGATTACGCGCAAGGCTATTTTTTCAGTCCGCCCAAACCACTGGAAACGCTGCTGGGACTTGCGGCGGCCAAACCCGGTGGTCACTAA
- a CDS encoding tetratricopeptide repeat protein translates to MARLIIAFVLLWMVGCASAPEPALPPETEPAAEPAPVAPAPAKAPTQNAVTAYARSADAAFQQGDYRRAISLAERGLRSNRYAADLYLLLAQAYDALGNRDQARNFARLGLRYSGSDETLTAQLQQFAQP, encoded by the coding sequence GTGGCAAGACTGATTATTGCGTTTGTGCTGTTGTGGATGGTGGGTTGTGCGTCCGCACCGGAACCGGCGTTGCCGCCCGAGACCGAGCCGGCGGCGGAACCGGCTCCGGTTGCCCCGGCACCTGCAAAAGCACCCACGCAGAATGCCGTTACCGCCTATGCCCGGTCGGCCGATGCGGCCTTTCAGCAGGGCGATTACCGGCGCGCAATCTCCCTGGCCGAGCGCGGTTTACGGTCTAACCGCTATGCAGCCGATTTATACCTGCTTCTGGCGCAAGCCTACGATGCGCTTGGAAACCGGGACCAGGCGCGCAATTTCGCGCGTTTGGGCTTGCGTTACAGTGGTTCGGATGAAACCCTGACGGCGCAATTGCAGCAATTTGCCCAGCCATAG
- a CDS encoding DUF1631 domain-containing protein has product MTEKGKATPKTTGADSSVIERLKACQKITVEASKNHLAEFYKQLSESLSNQVNEAKTDQERSRANDTLREFNEKQEILERYFCGYLGEGFIKFKNRTLSTETGEEKYSGDMLSLVDNADLEETIAIASITRKADAKVAEVMWALNQRFALLNGGDQVEDKGNPVSPVQFCESLRKALRKLELNTKAKILAYKAFDQAFMPAVPDLLGELNSYFVEAGILPNLQYSPGASGSAHVASAPAAADYAEDFDGVEDAAVADTLSGPAVPPPGQGRIPGFTSPVSQGPAQAPNPDLPTAQYQSDLVGAIRNLQAQMGPMHTGAPGVPAQGVPAAGVPAQGVPAQPAQGVPQQGAAVRQAVVYSSHQLVSALQTLQNQATAVTKQFLQADESSLQPLAPAMIAQVERDLTQKLREQSEDGAVDGDDLHTIDLVGMLFEYMLSDDNLPDSVKALLSYLHTPFLKLAFIDKDFFEETEHPARLLLNNLAEAGSQWVSNDGTCQYEIYPKIKAVVSRVLEEFKNDVRLFAELLLEFSSYTKKIARRQELMERRATEKVQGEEKLREVKIRVNQEVRARTDGQELPSAVLLLLLQPWSDYLAFVLLRYGDESESWSRALSAVNDILWSIKPKVSSEDRARQLDLHDSLLDVIETGFETIGYDQAKGKKLVEALQSLQKMALQSKQVEAAPAPMRDKLETMAAEKAGHTDFGKEKPTPEEEQMVDNLKMIEFGTWFEFEGGRRLKVAWYNSKTLHYMLVDQMGKKVAMKSGLELAREMLSGAAKVIAGSTKPFFERALENIFHSLNNKAAEDEPDQGAEHA; this is encoded by the coding sequence ATGACTGAGAAAGGCAAAGCCACACCTAAAACCACTGGTGCTGATTCCAGCGTGATCGAGCGCCTGAAGGCCTGCCAGAAAATCACCGTCGAGGCGAGCAAGAACCACCTGGCGGAGTTTTACAAGCAACTGTCAGAGTCGCTGTCCAACCAGGTAAACGAAGCCAAGACCGATCAGGAGCGCTCGCGCGCCAACGATACCTTGCGCGAATTCAACGAAAAGCAGGAAATTCTCGAACGCTATTTTTGTGGCTATCTGGGCGAAGGTTTTATCAAGTTCAAAAACCGGACGCTCAGCACAGAAACCGGTGAAGAGAAGTATTCGGGCGATATGCTATCGCTGGTGGACAATGCCGACCTGGAAGAGACCATTGCCATCGCCTCGATTACCCGCAAGGCCGACGCCAAAGTCGCTGAAGTGATGTGGGCGCTGAACCAGCGTTTTGCCCTGCTTAATGGCGGCGATCAGGTGGAGGACAAAGGCAATCCGGTGAGCCCGGTGCAGTTTTGTGAGTCGCTGCGCAAGGCGCTGCGCAAGCTGGAGTTGAACACCAAAGCCAAAATTCTCGCCTACAAGGCATTTGATCAGGCGTTTATGCCGGCGGTGCCCGATTTGTTGGGCGAGTTGAACAGTTACTTTGTCGAAGCCGGTATTCTTCCCAATTTACAGTATTCGCCCGGAGCGAGCGGTTCCGCCCATGTGGCATCGGCGCCAGCGGCGGCAGACTATGCGGAAGATTTTGACGGTGTGGAAGATGCCGCCGTCGCCGACACCTTGTCGGGCCCGGCTGTGCCGCCGCCCGGCCAGGGCCGGATTCCCGGCTTTACCTCGCCCGTATCACAAGGGCCTGCGCAAGCCCCTAATCCCGATCTGCCCACCGCCCAGTACCAGTCTGATCTGGTGGGTGCAATCCGCAACCTGCAGGCACAAATGGGCCCCATGCACACCGGTGCACCGGGCGTACCTGCCCAGGGCGTGCCGGCGGCGGGCGTACCTGCCCAGGGCGTACCTGCCCAGCCCGCCCAGGGCGTGCCCCAACAAGGCGCTGCTGTGCGTCAGGCTGTGGTGTATTCCAGCCATCAATTAGTGTCGGCACTGCAAACGCTGCAGAATCAGGCCACTGCGGTGACCAAGCAGTTCCTCCAGGCGGACGAAAGCAGTCTGCAACCGCTCGCGCCAGCCATGATTGCGCAGGTGGAACGTGACCTGACCCAAAAGTTGCGCGAACAAAGTGAAGATGGCGCCGTCGATGGCGACGACCTGCACACCATCGATCTGGTGGGTATGTTGTTCGAGTACATGTTGTCCGATGACAATTTGCCCGACTCCGTGAAGGCACTGCTGAGCTATTTGCATACACCGTTTCTCAAATTGGCGTTTATCGATAAGGACTTTTTCGAAGAAACTGAACACCCTGCACGCCTGCTTTTGAATAACCTGGCCGAAGCGGGCTCCCAGTGGGTCAGCAATGATGGCACCTGCCAGTACGAGATCTACCCGAAGATTAAGGCCGTGGTGTCGCGGGTACTGGAAGAATTCAAAAACGATGTGCGCTTGTTCGCCGAACTGTTACTGGAGTTCAGCTCTTACACCAAGAAAATCGCCCGCCGTCAGGAGTTGATGGAGCGTCGCGCCACAGAAAAGGTGCAGGGCGAAGAAAAGCTGCGCGAAGTAAAAATCCGCGTCAACCAGGAAGTGCGCGCGCGCACGGATGGTCAGGAGCTGCCGTCGGCGGTGTTGTTGCTGTTGTTGCAGCCTTGGTCTGATTACCTTGCGTTTGTCCTGCTGCGCTATGGCGACGAGTCGGAAAGCTGGTCGCGGGCCTTGTCGGCCGTGAACGATATCCTGTGGAGTATCAAACCCAAGGTCAGTTCGGAAGACCGTGCCCGCCAGTTGGACTTACACGACAGTTTGCTGGATGTCATCGAAACCGGCTTTGAAACCATTGGTTACGATCAGGCGAAAGGTAAAAAACTGGTCGAAGCGTTGCAGTCGCTGCAGAAGATGGCATTGCAAAGTAAGCAGGTCGAAGCGGCGCCCGCGCCCATGCGCGATAAGTTGGAAACCATGGCCGCTGAAAAGGCGGGCCATACCGACTTCGGCAAAGAAAAGCCCACGCCTGAAGAAGAACAAATGGTCGACAACCTCAAGATGATTGAGTTTGGCACCTGGTTTGAGTTTGAAGGCGGACGACGCCTGAAAGTGGCATGGTACAACTCCAAAACCCTGCACTACATGTTAGTGGATCAGATGGGTAAAAAAGTGGCGATGAAGTCCGGTTTGGAGTTGGCTCGTGAAATGTTGAGTGGTGCGGCGAAAGTCATTGCCGGTTCCACCAAGCCGTTTTTCGAGCGCGCCCTGGAGAATATTTTCCACAGCCTGAACAATAAAGCCGCCGAGGATGAACCTGACCAGGGAGCCGAGCATGCCTGA